One Benincasa hispida cultivar B227 chromosome 5, ASM972705v1, whole genome shotgun sequence genomic window carries:
- the LOC120077849 gene encoding uncharacterized protein LOC120077849 isoform X2 encodes MESAIPIVKKEHKTFVRRRLPPTPPPPPSLSSSSSAPLNPTLIAKPEKKTRDLPNFSECHACGFRIDAVDGHSRLNSLYSEWRIVLLCKKCFSLVESSQVCSYCFADSGGDSFNCCECNRRVHRECFSQYSRVAPWSYSSSGSEFSVCIDCWVPKPIVTARAVLRSRKIRRKNIHVSDLRSSKVSTSGNCKSLSAIVKDANCLVEKKVDAAVRAREQALKKAAVARRASALASDALNLVAQRDESAAKESGDSAEDAELAIQLHRAMNSSPRFSKNLCSTNSNYMDFENMRVDDGETSVGALFSGEFDFFKAPPVLVNDNICNSPDNTASEPSVTAKDHVSPLEINHLESAGKDPMCVKGNVCPVKCDSESVNVELPSKKEMRSSSIKLTNAGCNHDRLCSESQLSLTQEKYDLPRDERCIAKPYHYFFKYRRRDTTKRYLLKYSKRNSRLKRMPDCNPKILVDGMCMGVPSSSAAIVISSTENFPVISNASFGCCAVPLQASGLGVNAVQEVSNQGSR; translated from the exons ATGGAATCCGCTATTCCAATTGTAAAGAAAGAGCACAAAACCTTCGTTAGACGACGATTACCGCCAACCCCACCACCCCcaccttctctttcttcttcctcttctgccCCTCTCAACCCAACTCTAATCGCAAAGCCGGAAAAGAAAACTCGGGATTTGCCTAATTTTTCCGAATGTCATGCTTGTGGATTTCGTATTGATGCTGTTGACGGTCATTCGAGGCTCAATTCCCTCTACAGCGAGTGGCGGATTGTTCTTCTTTGTAAGAAGTGTTTCTCTCTTGTCGAATCTTCCCAGGTTTGTTCTTACTGTTTTGCTGACTCGGGAGGCGATTCTTTTAATTGCTGTGAGTGTAACCGTCGGGTTCATAGAGAATGTTTTTCTCAGTATAGTAGAGTTGCTCCTTGGTCGTATTCCTCTTCGGGTTCTGAGTTTTCTGTTTGTATTGATTGTTGGGTTCCTAAACCGATTGTGACAGCGAGGGCGGTATTGAGAAGTAGGAAAATTAGGAGAAAGAATATCCATGTTTCCGATTTGCGGAGTTCTAAGGTCTCAACTAGCGGAAACTGCAAATCTTTGAGTGCAATAGTGAAGGATGCAAATTGTTTGGTGGAGAAGAAAGTTGATGCTGCGGTTAGAGCTAGGGAACAGGCGCTGAAAAAGGCTGCTGTGGCTAGGAGGGCTTCCGCTTTGGCAAGTGATGCCTTAAATTTGGTTGCCCAAAGGGATGAAAGTGCTGCCAAAGAATCTGGGGACTCTGCTGAGGATGCAGAGTTGGCAATTCAGTTGCACCGAGCTATGAACAGTTCTCCAAGATTTTCCAAGAATTTGTGCTCAACGAACTCAAACTACATGGATTTTGAGAATATGAGGGTGGATGATGGCGAGACATCTGTAGGAGCACTGTTTAGTGGGGAGTTTGATTTCTTTAAAGCACCCCCAGTTTTGGTAAATGACAATATATGCAATTCTCCTGATAATACTGCTTCTGAACCTTCAGTCACGGCTAAAGATCATGTCTCACCATTAGAAATTAATCATTTAGAATCCGCAGGTAAAGATCCGATGTGTGTAAAGGGCAATGTTTGCCCAGTAAAGTGTGATTCTGAGTCTGTGAATGTGGAACTGCcttcaaaaaaagaaatgagGAGCAGCTCAATTAAATTGACCAATGCCGGTTGCAATCACGACAGGTTATGCTCTGAATCTCAACTGTCACTCACACAAGAAAAGTATGATCTACCCAGGGATGAGAGATGCATTGCCAAGCCCTATCACTATTTCTTTAAGTATAGGAGGAGAGATACAACGAAGCGTTACCTCTTGAAGTATAGCAAGCGAAATTCAAGATTGAAGAGAATGCCTGATTGCAATCCTAAAATTCTTGTTGATGGAATGTGCATGGGTGTTCCATCATCCTCTGCAGCAATTGTAATTAGTAGTACTGAAAATTTTCCAGTAATTTCAAATGCCTCATTTGGATGCTGTGCTGTTCCTCTGCAAGCTTCTGGCCTGGGTGTGAATGCAGTTCAAGAAGTCAGTAACCAAGGAAGCAG GTAA
- the LOC120077849 gene encoding uncharacterized protein LOC120077849 isoform X1, which produces MESAIPIVKKEHKTFVRRRLPPTPPPPPSLSSSSSAPLNPTLIAKPEKKTRDLPNFSECHACGFRIDAVDGHSRLNSLYSEWRIVLLCKKCFSLVESSQVCSYCFADSGGDSFNCCECNRRVHRECFSQYSRVAPWSYSSSGSEFSVCIDCWVPKPIVTARAVLRSRKIRRKNIHVSDLRSSKVSTSGNCKSLSAIVKDANCLVEKKVDAAVRAREQALKKAAVARRASALASDALNLVAQRDESAAKESGDSAEDAELAIQLHRAMNSSPRFSKNLCSTNSNYMDFENMRVDDGETSVGALFSGEFDFFKAPPVLVNDNICNSPDNTASEPSVTAKDHVSPLEINHLESAGKDPMCVKGNVCPVKCDSESVNVELPSKKEMRSSSIKLTNAGCNHDRLCSESQLSLTQEKYDLPRDERCIAKPYHYFFKYRRRDTTKRYLLKYSKRNSRLKRMPDCNPKILVDGMCMGVPSSSAAIVISSTENFPVISNASFGCCAVPLQASGLGVNAVQEVSNQGSSE; this is translated from the exons ATGGAATCCGCTATTCCAATTGTAAAGAAAGAGCACAAAACCTTCGTTAGACGACGATTACCGCCAACCCCACCACCCCcaccttctctttcttcttcctcttctgccCCTCTCAACCCAACTCTAATCGCAAAGCCGGAAAAGAAAACTCGGGATTTGCCTAATTTTTCCGAATGTCATGCTTGTGGATTTCGTATTGATGCTGTTGACGGTCATTCGAGGCTCAATTCCCTCTACAGCGAGTGGCGGATTGTTCTTCTTTGTAAGAAGTGTTTCTCTCTTGTCGAATCTTCCCAGGTTTGTTCTTACTGTTTTGCTGACTCGGGAGGCGATTCTTTTAATTGCTGTGAGTGTAACCGTCGGGTTCATAGAGAATGTTTTTCTCAGTATAGTAGAGTTGCTCCTTGGTCGTATTCCTCTTCGGGTTCTGAGTTTTCTGTTTGTATTGATTGTTGGGTTCCTAAACCGATTGTGACAGCGAGGGCGGTATTGAGAAGTAGGAAAATTAGGAGAAAGAATATCCATGTTTCCGATTTGCGGAGTTCTAAGGTCTCAACTAGCGGAAACTGCAAATCTTTGAGTGCAATAGTGAAGGATGCAAATTGTTTGGTGGAGAAGAAAGTTGATGCTGCGGTTAGAGCTAGGGAACAGGCGCTGAAAAAGGCTGCTGTGGCTAGGAGGGCTTCCGCTTTGGCAAGTGATGCCTTAAATTTGGTTGCCCAAAGGGATGAAAGTGCTGCCAAAGAATCTGGGGACTCTGCTGAGGATGCAGAGTTGGCAATTCAGTTGCACCGAGCTATGAACAGTTCTCCAAGATTTTCCAAGAATTTGTGCTCAACGAACTCAAACTACATGGATTTTGAGAATATGAGGGTGGATGATGGCGAGACATCTGTAGGAGCACTGTTTAGTGGGGAGTTTGATTTCTTTAAAGCACCCCCAGTTTTGGTAAATGACAATATATGCAATTCTCCTGATAATACTGCTTCTGAACCTTCAGTCACGGCTAAAGATCATGTCTCACCATTAGAAATTAATCATTTAGAATCCGCAGGTAAAGATCCGATGTGTGTAAAGGGCAATGTTTGCCCAGTAAAGTGTGATTCTGAGTCTGTGAATGTGGAACTGCcttcaaaaaaagaaatgagGAGCAGCTCAATTAAATTGACCAATGCCGGTTGCAATCACGACAGGTTATGCTCTGAATCTCAACTGTCACTCACACAAGAAAAGTATGATCTACCCAGGGATGAGAGATGCATTGCCAAGCCCTATCACTATTTCTTTAAGTATAGGAGGAGAGATACAACGAAGCGTTACCTCTTGAAGTATAGCAAGCGAAATTCAAGATTGAAGAGAATGCCTGATTGCAATCCTAAAATTCTTGTTGATGGAATGTGCATGGGTGTTCCATCATCCTCTGCAGCAATTGTAATTAGTAGTACTGAAAATTTTCCAGTAATTTCAAATGCCTCATTTGGATGCTGTGCTGTTCCTCTGCAAGCTTCTGGCCTGGGTGTGAATGCAGTTCAAGAAGTCAGTAACCAAGGAAGCAG CGAGTGA